The sequence below is a genomic window from Gossypium hirsutum isolate 1008001.06 chromosome A11, Gossypium_hirsutum_v2.1, whole genome shotgun sequence.
TTACATTTGATAGACTTGCAACTACTTTAAGTGAAGCACAATCATCTATACGCATATCTTTTATACTTGTTGGTAGCTCAGGCAATGATTTAAGCTTCATGCAACTTGATAATTGAAGTGAGTCAAGCCTGGAAAGTTGAGTAAGAGCCAAAGGAATGGTGATGAAATTGTTACCCCTAAGATAAAGATATCTCAAAGAGGATAGACCATGAATATCTGCTTCACCAAGAGTGCACATGTTGCAATTTGACAATTCAAGAGACTCAAGCTTTGAGAGTCCAGTAAGAGATGCAGGTATGCTGATGAAATTGTTACCACTAAGATCAAGATCTGTCAAGGAGGATAGGCAAGAAATATCACTAGGAATATCTCCTTCACAAAGATTGCAGTCCCTTAGTTTTAGCTCTCTTAATGAACTCAAACATGACAACAAAGGTAACATCCGAGCCATGGGATTCGTCCTTCTTCCTTGGAATACCTTGAAAAGAGAAGGCAAATTTGGTCGTAACTTTGATGATGGTCCTTTGCACCCATTGAAAGacagaattttaatatttttcaatttaaaaatgaaGGATGGTGGCTCTGTTATGGTTGTTTCACTCCAGTCGAGCTCTTCCAAAAACTTTGCTTGCTGCAAATTGTCCGATAAACTTTCAACTCTATAACAACCAGAAAGGTCTAGAGTTTTTAGACGTTCCATTTTCCCATCAATCTCCGGAAACCTTATAAGACTTGAGCAACCCGAAAGAATTAATGTTTCAAGAGATTTCATTCCGATTTTGGTCGGAAGAGTCCTAAGACTTTTGCAAtctcttaaattcaaaagttTAAGGTTCTTAAGCACTCCAATTGATGGATGAACATCCACTAATTTGGTACAACCTTATAAAATCAAAACTTCAAGATTTAGTGCTGTTGTGAAGTCTGGTGTCTTGATCAGGTTTTGAGACCCTTCGAGGTTCATCATTTTCAACTTATTCAAGGGCTgttgaagaaaataataaattagagagaaaagagaaaacaatATAATGCTcatttttgttttctgttttatcttaatcaaattttaatcatttatattaaaataagctaaaacacTAGGATGAGATGAGTTAATTCTTACTCTATTTCCCTTCCATAATTGTTCAATGCAACTATATGGTAAGAGAAGTGCGACAAGATTATCCGGTTGAAAGCTTGAAGGTAACGATCTTAAAGGACATCCTTTCCAATCTAAAAGTCGTAACTcattagaaagatatttgagaTTATCACAATTTGATAGGCAAAGTACTTTGAGCAAGCTCAATTTTTTCATCTTTAAGAAAATATCGGCACTCAAATTGAGCATCCAGCTCGATTCCCTAATGATCATGAGCAAAACAAAAATGAGCTTTGAAAGCAAAAACATTCAATATCTAAAAGCTATGTCAcattgatattatt
It includes:
- the LOC107962856 gene encoding disease resistance-like protein DSC1 isoform X2, yielding MKSLETLILSGCSSLIRFPEIDGKMERLKTLDLSGCYRVESLSDNLQQAKFLEELDWSETTITEPPSFIFKLKNIKILSFNGCKGPSSKLRPNLPSLFKVFQGRRTNPMARMLPLLSCLSSLRELKLRDCNLCEGDIPSDISCLSSLTDLDLSGNNFISIPASLTGLSKLESLELSNCNMCTLGEADIHGLSSLRYLYLRGNNFITIPLALTQLSRLDSLQLSSCMKLKSLPELPTSIKDMRIDDCASLKVVASLSNVSNLVDLDFIRAINCFKLAENIKALTLLKRHLKGFANSRKKFEVIMPGSEIPDWFSQQK